In the Sus scrofa isolate TJ Tabasco breed Duroc chromosome 6, Sscrofa11.1, whole genome shotgun sequence genome, one interval contains:
- the DPF1 gene encoding zinc finger protein neuro-d4 isoform X1 — MEKTHRGPGLAPGQIYTYPARCWRKKRRLNILEDPRLRPCEYKIDCEAPLKKEGGLPEGPVLEALLCAETGEKKIELKEEETIMDCQKQQLLEFPHDLEVEDLEDDIPRRKNRAKGKAYGIGGLRKRQDTASLEDRDKPYVCDICGKRYKNRPGLSYHYTHTHLAEEEGEENAERHALPFHRKNNHKQFYKELAWVPEAQRKHTAKKAPDGTVIPNGYCDFCLGGSKKTGCPEDLISCADCGRSGHPSCLQFTVNMTAAVRTYRWQCIECKSCSLCGTSENDGASWAGLTPQDQLLFCDDCDRGYHMYCLSPPMAEPPEGSWSCHLCLRHLKEKASAYITLT; from the exons ATGGAGAAGACCCACCGCGGGCCGG GTTTGGCCCCGGGGCAGATCTATACGTACCCCGCCCGCTGTTGGAGAAAGAAACGGAGACTCAACATCCTGGAGGACCCCAGACTCCGGCCCTGCGAGTACAAGATCG ACTGTGAGGCGCCCTTGAAGAAGGAGGGTGGTCTCCCGGAAGGACCAGTCCTTGAGGCTCTACTGTGTGCTGAGACGGGGGAGAAGAAGATAGagctgaaggaggaggagaccaTTATGGACTGTCAG AAACAGCAGCTGCTGGAGTTTCCACACGATCTCGAAGTGGAAGACTTGGAGGATGACATTCCCAGGAGGAAGAACAGGGCCAAAGGAAAG GCATATGGCATCGGAGGTCTCCGGAAACGCCAGGACACCGCTTCCCTGGAGGACCGAGACAAGCCGTATGTCTGTGATA TCTGTGGGAAACGGTATAAGAACCGGCCAGGGCTCAGCTACCACTACACCCACACCCACCtggctgaggaggagggggaggagaacgCCGAACGCCACGCCCTGCCCTTCCACCGGAAAAACAACCATAAAC agttttaCAAAGAATTGGCCTGGGTCCCCGAGGCACAGAGGAAACACACAG CCAAGAAGGCACCTGACGGCACTGTCATCCCCAACGGCTACTGTGACTTCTGCCTGGGTGGCTCCAAGAAGACGGGGTGTCCCGAGGACCTCATCTCCTGTGCCGACTGTGGGCGATCAG GACACCCCTCGTGTTTACAGTTCACGGTGAACATGACGGCGGCCGTGCGAACCTACCGTTGGCAGTGCATCGAGTGCAAGTCCTGCAGCCTGTGTGGCACCTCCGAGAACGAC GGTGCCAGCTGGGCGGGTCTCACCCCCCAGGACCAGCTGCTGTTTTGTGACGACTGTGATCGGGGTTACCACATGTACTGCCTGAGTCCCCCCATGGCGGAGCCCCCAGAAG GGAGCTGGAGTTGTCACCTCTGTCTTCGGCACCTGAAAGAGAAGGCCTCTGCCTACATCACCCTCACCTAG
- the DPF1 gene encoding zinc finger protein neuro-d4 isoform X3: MGGLSARPSAGRTGPAGTCWGQDPGSKMATVIPGPLSLGEDFYREAIEHCRSYNARLCAERSLRLPFLDSQTGVAQNNCYIWMEKTHRGPGLAPGQIYTYPARCWRKKRRLNILEDPRLRPCEYKIDCEAPLKKEGGLPEGPVLEALLCAETGEKKIELKEEETIMDCQKQQLLEFPHDLEVEDLEDDIPRRKNRAKGKAYGIGGLRKRQDTASLEDRDKPYVCDICGKRYKNRPGLSYHYTHTHLAEEEGEENAERHALPFHRKNNHKQFYKELAWVPEAQRKHTAKKAPDGTVIPNGYCDFCLGGSKKTGCPEDLISCADCGRSGHPSCLQFTVNMTAAVRTYRWQCIECKSCSLCGTSENDGASWAGLTPQDQLLFCDDCDRGYHMYCLSPPMAEPPEGSWSCHLCLRHLKEKASAYITLT, from the exons ATGGGCGGCCTCAGCGCCCGCCCGAGCGCTGGGAGGACCGGCCCGGCGGGGACCTGCTGGGGGCAGGACCCGGGGAGCAAGATGGCCACGGTCATCCCCGGCCCCCTGAG CCTAGGCGAGGACTTCTACCGGGAGGCCATCGAGCACTGCCGCAGCTACAACGCGCGTCTGTGCGCCGAGCGCAGCCTGCGCCTGCCCTTCCTCGACTCGCAGACCGGCGTGGCCCAGAACAACTGCTACATCTGGATGGAGAAGACCCACCGCGGGCCGG GTTTGGCCCCGGGGCAGATCTATACGTACCCCGCCCGCTGTTGGAGAAAGAAACGGAGACTCAACATCCTGGAGGACCCCAGACTCCGGCCCTGCGAGTACAAGATCG ACTGTGAGGCGCCCTTGAAGAAGGAGGGTGGTCTCCCGGAAGGACCAGTCCTTGAGGCTCTACTGTGTGCTGAGACGGGGGAGAAGAAGATAGagctgaaggaggaggagaccaTTATGGACTGTCAG AAACAGCAGCTGCTGGAGTTTCCACACGATCTCGAAGTGGAAGACTTGGAGGATGACATTCCCAGGAGGAAGAACAGGGCCAAAGGAAAG GCATATGGCATCGGAGGTCTCCGGAAACGCCAGGACACCGCTTCCCTGGAGGACCGAGACAAGCCGTATGTCTGTGATA TCTGTGGGAAACGGTATAAGAACCGGCCAGGGCTCAGCTACCACTACACCCACACCCACCtggctgaggaggagggggaggagaacgCCGAACGCCACGCCCTGCCCTTCCACCGGAAAAACAACCATAAAC agttttaCAAAGAATTGGCCTGGGTCCCCGAGGCACAGAGGAAACACACAG CCAAGAAGGCACCTGACGGCACTGTCATCCCCAACGGCTACTGTGACTTCTGCCTGGGTGGCTCCAAGAAGACGGGGTGTCCCGAGGACCTCATCTCCTGTGCCGACTGTGGGCGATCAG GACACCCCTCGTGTTTACAGTTCACGGTGAACATGACGGCGGCCGTGCGAACCTACCGTTGGCAGTGCATCGAGTGCAAGTCCTGCAGCCTGTGTGGCACCTCCGAGAACGAC GGTGCCAGCTGGGCGGGTCTCACCCCCCAGGACCAGCTGCTGTTTTGTGACGACTGTGATCGGGGTTACCACATGTACTGCCTGAGTCCCCCCATGGCGGAGCCCCCAGAAG GGAGCTGGAGTTGTCACCTCTGTCTTCGGCACCTGAAAGAGAAGGCCTCTGCCTACATCACCCTCACCTAG
- the DPF1 gene encoding zinc finger protein neuro-d4 isoform X4, translated as MGGLSARPSAGRTGPAGTCWGQDPGSKMATVIPGPLSLGEDFYREAIEHCRSYNARLCAERSLRLPFLDSQTGVAQNNCYIWMEKTHRGPGLAPGQIYTYPARCWRKKRRLNILEDPRLRPCEYKIDCEAPLKKEGGLPEGPVLEALLCAETGEKKIELKEEETIMDCQKQQLLEFPHDLEVEDLEDDIPRRKNRAKGKAYGIGGLRKRQDTASLEDRDKPYVCDICGKRYKNRPGLSYHYTHTHLAEEEGEENAERHALPFHRKNNHKQFYKELAWVPEAQRKHTAKKAPDGTVIPNGYCDFCLGGSKKTGCPEDLISCADCGRSGHPSCLQFTVNMTAAVRTYRWQCIECKSCSLCGTSENDDQLLFCDDCDRGYHMYCLSPPMAEPPEGSWSCHLCLRHLKEKASAYITLT; from the exons ATGGGCGGCCTCAGCGCCCGCCCGAGCGCTGGGAGGACCGGCCCGGCGGGGACCTGCTGGGGGCAGGACCCGGGGAGCAAGATGGCCACGGTCATCCCCGGCCCCCTGAG CCTAGGCGAGGACTTCTACCGGGAGGCCATCGAGCACTGCCGCAGCTACAACGCGCGTCTGTGCGCCGAGCGCAGCCTGCGCCTGCCCTTCCTCGACTCGCAGACCGGCGTGGCCCAGAACAACTGCTACATCTGGATGGAGAAGACCCACCGCGGGCCGG GTTTGGCCCCGGGGCAGATCTATACGTACCCCGCCCGCTGTTGGAGAAAGAAACGGAGACTCAACATCCTGGAGGACCCCAGACTCCGGCCCTGCGAGTACAAGATCG ACTGTGAGGCGCCCTTGAAGAAGGAGGGTGGTCTCCCGGAAGGACCAGTCCTTGAGGCTCTACTGTGTGCTGAGACGGGGGAGAAGAAGATAGagctgaaggaggaggagaccaTTATGGACTGTCAG AAACAGCAGCTGCTGGAGTTTCCACACGATCTCGAAGTGGAAGACTTGGAGGATGACATTCCCAGGAGGAAGAACAGGGCCAAAGGAAAG GCATATGGCATCGGAGGTCTCCGGAAACGCCAGGACACCGCTTCCCTGGAGGACCGAGACAAGCCGTATGTCTGTGATA TCTGTGGGAAACGGTATAAGAACCGGCCAGGGCTCAGCTACCACTACACCCACACCCACCtggctgaggaggagggggaggagaacgCCGAACGCCACGCCCTGCCCTTCCACCGGAAAAACAACCATAAAC agttttaCAAAGAATTGGCCTGGGTCCCCGAGGCACAGAGGAAACACACAG CCAAGAAGGCACCTGACGGCACTGTCATCCCCAACGGCTACTGTGACTTCTGCCTGGGTGGCTCCAAGAAGACGGGGTGTCCCGAGGACCTCATCTCCTGTGCCGACTGTGGGCGATCAG GACACCCCTCGTGTTTACAGTTCACGGTGAACATGACGGCGGCCGTGCGAACCTACCGTTGGCAGTGCATCGAGTGCAAGTCCTGCAGCCTGTGTGGCACCTCCGAGAACGAC GACCAGCTGCTGTTTTGTGACGACTGTGATCGGGGTTACCACATGTACTGCCTGAGTCCCCCCATGGCGGAGCCCCCAGAAG GGAGCTGGAGTTGTCACCTCTGTCTTCGGCACCTGAAAGAGAAGGCCTCTGCCTACATCACCCTCACCTAG
- the DPF1 gene encoding zinc finger protein neuro-d4 isoform X5 codes for MATAIQNPLKSLGEDFYREAIEHCRSYNARLCAERSLRLPFLDSQTGVAQNNCYIWMEKTHRGPGLAPGQIYTYPARCWRKKRRLNILEDPRLRPCEYKIDCEAPLKKEGGLPEGPVLEALLCAETGEKKIELKEEETIMDCQKQQLLEFPHDLEVEDLEDDIPRRKNRAKGKAYGIGGLRKRQDTASLEDRDKPYVCDICGKRYKNRPGLSYHYTHTHLAEEEGEENAERHALPFHRKNNHKQFYKELAWVPEAQRKHTAKKAPDGTVIPNGYCDFCLGGSKKTGCPEDLISCADCGRSGHPSCLQFTVNMTAAVRTYRWQCIECKSCSLCGTSENDGASWAGLTPQDQLLFCDDCDRGYHMYCLSPPMAEPPEGSWSCHLCLRHLKEKASAYITLT; via the exons CCTAGGCGAGGACTTCTACCGGGAGGCCATCGAGCACTGCCGCAGCTACAACGCGCGTCTGTGCGCCGAGCGCAGCCTGCGCCTGCCCTTCCTCGACTCGCAGACCGGCGTGGCCCAGAACAACTGCTACATCTGGATGGAGAAGACCCACCGCGGGCCGG GTTTGGCCCCGGGGCAGATCTATACGTACCCCGCCCGCTGTTGGAGAAAGAAACGGAGACTCAACATCCTGGAGGACCCCAGACTCCGGCCCTGCGAGTACAAGATCG ACTGTGAGGCGCCCTTGAAGAAGGAGGGTGGTCTCCCGGAAGGACCAGTCCTTGAGGCTCTACTGTGTGCTGAGACGGGGGAGAAGAAGATAGagctgaaggaggaggagaccaTTATGGACTGTCAG AAACAGCAGCTGCTGGAGTTTCCACACGATCTCGAAGTGGAAGACTTGGAGGATGACATTCCCAGGAGGAAGAACAGGGCCAAAGGAAAG GCATATGGCATCGGAGGTCTCCGGAAACGCCAGGACACCGCTTCCCTGGAGGACCGAGACAAGCCGTATGTCTGTGATA TCTGTGGGAAACGGTATAAGAACCGGCCAGGGCTCAGCTACCACTACACCCACACCCACCtggctgaggaggagggggaggagaacgCCGAACGCCACGCCCTGCCCTTCCACCGGAAAAACAACCATAAAC agttttaCAAAGAATTGGCCTGGGTCCCCGAGGCACAGAGGAAACACACAG CCAAGAAGGCACCTGACGGCACTGTCATCCCCAACGGCTACTGTGACTTCTGCCTGGGTGGCTCCAAGAAGACGGGGTGTCCCGAGGACCTCATCTCCTGTGCCGACTGTGGGCGATCAG GACACCCCTCGTGTTTACAGTTCACGGTGAACATGACGGCGGCCGTGCGAACCTACCGTTGGCAGTGCATCGAGTGCAAGTCCTGCAGCCTGTGTGGCACCTCCGAGAACGAC GGTGCCAGCTGGGCGGGTCTCACCCCCCAGGACCAGCTGCTGTTTTGTGACGACTGTGATCGGGGTTACCACATGTACTGCCTGAGTCCCCCCATGGCGGAGCCCCCAGAAG GGAGCTGGAGTTGTCACCTCTGTCTTCGGCACCTGAAAGAGAAGGCCTCTGCCTACATCACCCTCACCTAG
- the DPF1 gene encoding zinc finger protein neuro-d4 isoform X2, protein MEKTHRGPGLAPGQIYTYPARCWRKKRRLNILEDPRLRPCEYKIDCEAPLKKEGGLPEGPVLEALLCAETGEKKIELKEEETIMDCQKQQLLEFPHDLEVEDLEDDIPRRKNRAKGKAYGIGGLRKRQDTASLEDRDKPYVCDICGKRYKNRPGLSYHYTHTHLAEEEGEENAERHALPFHRKNNHKQFYKELAWVPEAQRKHTAKKAPDGTVIPNGYCDFCLGGSKKTGCPEDLISCADCGRSGHPSCLQFTVNMTAAVRTYRWQCIECKSCSLCGTSENDDQLLFCDDCDRGYHMYCLSPPMAEPPEGSWSCHLCLRHLKEKASAYITLT, encoded by the exons ATGGAGAAGACCCACCGCGGGCCGG GTTTGGCCCCGGGGCAGATCTATACGTACCCCGCCCGCTGTTGGAGAAAGAAACGGAGACTCAACATCCTGGAGGACCCCAGACTCCGGCCCTGCGAGTACAAGATCG ACTGTGAGGCGCCCTTGAAGAAGGAGGGTGGTCTCCCGGAAGGACCAGTCCTTGAGGCTCTACTGTGTGCTGAGACGGGGGAGAAGAAGATAGagctgaaggaggaggagaccaTTATGGACTGTCAG AAACAGCAGCTGCTGGAGTTTCCACACGATCTCGAAGTGGAAGACTTGGAGGATGACATTCCCAGGAGGAAGAACAGGGCCAAAGGAAAG GCATATGGCATCGGAGGTCTCCGGAAACGCCAGGACACCGCTTCCCTGGAGGACCGAGACAAGCCGTATGTCTGTGATA TCTGTGGGAAACGGTATAAGAACCGGCCAGGGCTCAGCTACCACTACACCCACACCCACCtggctgaggaggagggggaggagaacgCCGAACGCCACGCCCTGCCCTTCCACCGGAAAAACAACCATAAAC agttttaCAAAGAATTGGCCTGGGTCCCCGAGGCACAGAGGAAACACACAG CCAAGAAGGCACCTGACGGCACTGTCATCCCCAACGGCTACTGTGACTTCTGCCTGGGTGGCTCCAAGAAGACGGGGTGTCCCGAGGACCTCATCTCCTGTGCCGACTGTGGGCGATCAG GACACCCCTCGTGTTTACAGTTCACGGTGAACATGACGGCGGCCGTGCGAACCTACCGTTGGCAGTGCATCGAGTGCAAGTCCTGCAGCCTGTGTGGCACCTCCGAGAACGAC GACCAGCTGCTGTTTTGTGACGACTGTGATCGGGGTTACCACATGTACTGCCTGAGTCCCCCCATGGCGGAGCCCCCAGAAG GGAGCTGGAGTTGTCACCTCTGTCTTCGGCACCTGAAAGAGAAGGCCTCTGCCTACATCACCCTCACCTAG
- the DPF1 gene encoding zinc finger protein neuro-d4 isoform X6, which yields MATAIQNPLKSLGEDFYREAIEHCRSYNARLCAERSLRLPFLDSQTGVAQNNCYIWMEKTHRGPGLAPGQIYTYPARCWRKKRRLNILEDPRLRPCEYKIDCEAPLKKEGGLPEGPVLEALLCAETGEKKIELKEEETIMDCQKQQLLEFPHDLEVEDLEDDIPRRKNRAKGKAYGIGGLRKRQDTASLEDRDKPYVCDICGKRYKNRPGLSYHYTHTHLAEEEGEENAERHALPFHRKNNHKQFYKELAWVPEAQRKHTAKKAPDGTVIPNGYCDFCLGGSKKTGCPEDLISCADCGRSGHPSCLQFTVNMTAAVRTYRWQCIECKSCSLCGTSENDDQLLFCDDCDRGYHMYCLSPPMAEPPEGSWSCHLCLRHLKEKASAYITLT from the exons CCTAGGCGAGGACTTCTACCGGGAGGCCATCGAGCACTGCCGCAGCTACAACGCGCGTCTGTGCGCCGAGCGCAGCCTGCGCCTGCCCTTCCTCGACTCGCAGACCGGCGTGGCCCAGAACAACTGCTACATCTGGATGGAGAAGACCCACCGCGGGCCGG GTTTGGCCCCGGGGCAGATCTATACGTACCCCGCCCGCTGTTGGAGAAAGAAACGGAGACTCAACATCCTGGAGGACCCCAGACTCCGGCCCTGCGAGTACAAGATCG ACTGTGAGGCGCCCTTGAAGAAGGAGGGTGGTCTCCCGGAAGGACCAGTCCTTGAGGCTCTACTGTGTGCTGAGACGGGGGAGAAGAAGATAGagctgaaggaggaggagaccaTTATGGACTGTCAG AAACAGCAGCTGCTGGAGTTTCCACACGATCTCGAAGTGGAAGACTTGGAGGATGACATTCCCAGGAGGAAGAACAGGGCCAAAGGAAAG GCATATGGCATCGGAGGTCTCCGGAAACGCCAGGACACCGCTTCCCTGGAGGACCGAGACAAGCCGTATGTCTGTGATA TCTGTGGGAAACGGTATAAGAACCGGCCAGGGCTCAGCTACCACTACACCCACACCCACCtggctgaggaggagggggaggagaacgCCGAACGCCACGCCCTGCCCTTCCACCGGAAAAACAACCATAAAC agttttaCAAAGAATTGGCCTGGGTCCCCGAGGCACAGAGGAAACACACAG CCAAGAAGGCACCTGACGGCACTGTCATCCCCAACGGCTACTGTGACTTCTGCCTGGGTGGCTCCAAGAAGACGGGGTGTCCCGAGGACCTCATCTCCTGTGCCGACTGTGGGCGATCAG GACACCCCTCGTGTTTACAGTTCACGGTGAACATGACGGCGGCCGTGCGAACCTACCGTTGGCAGTGCATCGAGTGCAAGTCCTGCAGCCTGTGTGGCACCTCCGAGAACGAC GACCAGCTGCTGTTTTGTGACGACTGTGATCGGGGTTACCACATGTACTGCCTGAGTCCCCCCATGGCGGAGCCCCCAGAAG GGAGCTGGAGTTGTCACCTCTGTCTTCGGCACCTGAAAGAGAAGGCCTCTGCCTACATCACCCTCACCTAG